CTGACCATGTGCGCGGCGCCGACATTAGTGGTGGCGGCCGTGTTGTGCGCCATCGCGACCACGGCCGTCTGCAACATGCAGCCGGTGGCCGTGACAAACACGGCGGCGGCTTCGGCAGGGGCCGCGGCCGGTGTGGCAGCCGTCCCGGTACCAGGGCGCTGCGAAGAGATCACCATACCGATGTGCCGGGGCATCGGGTACAACATGACTTCGATGCCGAACCAGTTGAACCACGAGACCCAAGAGGAAGCCGGCATGGAGGTGCACCAGTTTTGGCCGCTGGTCGAGATCAACTGTTCGGCTGACCTCAAGTTCTTCCTGTGTTCCGTGTACACGCCCATCTGCATCGAGGAGTACCAGCGACCGTTGCAGGCGTGTCGCAGCGTGTGCGAACGGGCCAGGGACGGGTGTCTGCCCGTCATGCAACGGTACGGGTTCGTGTGGCCGGAGAAGATGCAGTGCGACAAGCTTCCGGTGCACGGCGGACCGGAACTGTGCATGGCCCAGGACGTGTACGAACAGCAACACGGATCGACGAAACCGACCAAGAAGCCGGCTGGGTTGCCGGGCAACAAGTGCAAGCCGGGCAGCAGGGCAAAGGGATGCGAGAAATACGCTTACAGCGGCAGCGGCGACGAAGACGGGTGCGAGTGCAAGTGCCGGCCGCCTTTGGTACCCGTCGACAGGGAATCGGTCCGGTACAACCGGAGCGGCGTGTCCGTTGCCGGCGTGGACAACTGCGCGATGCCGTGCCGGGGTGTGATGTTTACCGATGACGAGAAGGACTTCGCGTCCACGTGGATCGCGCTCTGGTCGAGCATTTGTTGCGTCACCACGCTGATGACGCTCACCACGTACACCATCGACACACAGCGGTTCAAGTACCCGGAAAAGCCGATTGTGTTCCTGTCCGGTTGCTACCTGATGGTCAGCATAGGTTACCTGATCCGAGTATACGCCGGTCACGACGCGGTCGCCTGCGAGCCCGACGGTTCCGTCAAGTACAACGCGTCCGGGCCCACGCCGTGCACGCTCGTCTTCCTGTTGCTCTACTTCTTCGGCATGGCCTCGTCCATCTGGTGGGTCATACTGGCGTTCACGTGGTTCCTGGCGGCCGGCCTCAAGTGGGGCAACGAGGCCATAGCGTCTTACTCTCAATACTTCCACCTGGCCGCCTGGCTGATACCCACAGTCAAGTCGCTGGGCGTGCTGGTCATGTCGGCCGTCGACGGAGACGCGTTCGCCGGCGTGTGCTACGTGGGCAACCAGAACCCGGACAACCTGAAAATGTTCGTCTTGGCGCCGCTCGTCGTCTACCTGGCGCTAGGCATATCTTTCCTTTTGGGCGGGTTCGTGTCGCTGTTCCGCATCCGGAACGTCATCAAGCAACAGGTGGGCCGGAGTAAAGCCGACAAGTTGGAGAAGCTCATGATCAGGATCGGCGTATTCAGCGTCCTGTACACCGTGCCCGCGTCCGTCGTCATCGGGTGCCACTACTACGAGGCCCGGTACATGCCCGACCGCGTGGCTCACTTGGCGTGCCCGTGCTCTGAACCGGACCTCGACACCAAGCCGGTGTACACCATGCTCATGCTCAAATACTTCATGACGCTGGTGATGGGCGTCACGTCAGGCGTGTGGATATGGTCCGGTAAAACGGTCGGCTCATGGAAGCGCCTGTCCCGTCGACTattcggcggcggcggcgttggCGGTGGAGGAGGTGGCGGTCGTATGTCCAAGGGCGGCCCCAACCCAGTACTCGTCAATCCGGGAAAACAGCGCAAGCAGCTACAGTACATGCCGGCGCCCTCGGTCCCGGGCAGTACGCTTCCTTCGTCCCACCACCTGGCTCCATCGTCCAGCCTGCACCACCACATCATCAAACAGGCGCCGCTTAGCCACGTATGACATCAGTACGCCACTCCTGCCCTTAGCTACGAGCAACCAGACCCGTCCGAGGACATGATGCCCTCCACAACGGGGCTCAGTGACTATGGTCCTCTTTAAAGGGTCGGGCAGGAGGAATAATGATGAACCATCAGAAGCATAAAATATGATCTCGAcatgtacttttattattattatcattattattattattttttatttttttttatttctgtacaatacatattatctcCTACTCGAACAGACGAACCGCCCACCACGTTTAAAACCCGGACTCGGCATCGGGAACACATCACATCGAAAATAGACGTGTCTCTTTGCTTGTAATAGGTAACCTAGCTACGCGGTTCACaccaaaaatagtaaaatatataatgtaacttCGTCGTTAAACCGAATTATCAATGTGACGTTTTCGACTGGTTTGACGAGTTGACTAGgtaattgaaacaaaaaacgTGTAGCTACCCCGTCGGCCTTAGGTTTATTTTCTGGTGCTTTCCTcaattcaatttcaatttatattattttcattttgtaaataactttaaatttaagaagCGTATACTAGTCGTAGTAGTTaagttgtgtatttttttttgttttgtgttaaCATTAAGTAACCCTTTTATActgtaattaatgtaaaaaggAAAAGACAACATTCGGTTATCcgaaattactataattaactcatgttttttttttctaaaaaaaaattaaaaatatgagttgTTCGCCAAAGTcgtgcaatatattatatattattccaatgtttctttttttttttttttgataaaaaaacataaatttattatttataaggcattttatttatatagacgTTTTTGTCTCTTTTAGACTTTTACTGCccaatattatacgaaaaacaaaCTGTATACGTAAAttaagtgataatattattataaacatatacaagtaagtttattattcatgcatacaaattatttatactatttataatatatatatatatattactttattgtagcaaaaaatactgtacatataatataatatgttttaaataaaaactgtacatTTCATGTTTTCATAATTGAGTGTAAATTTTTTGACTTCATGaaccaacaataaaaaacttagTGAATCtcatcattattcatttcaaTGAATGgacttgaatttaaaataggtttaatcacacttataattacatatttttcgcGTAAATTTCCTCTATAATTTCTtaaccatttaattttttttaaatatttatataatatattttatttacgtgGGGGATTCATTAAGTCTGCATTTTTAACAGCCAACAGGTTCGTGATTGGAGAATAAATCAGTCTTAAGAAGTTAAAcactttagttaaatttttatacagtgtATCAGTCTTACCAGTGAAGTTAGtccattattgttattaatcgtTTACCCAGTAGCTGTCGGTTTACGCGTATactgctattataatattataataaatgaataatcattGAAGAACAAGCGCTACACCAAacattggtaaaaaaaaaaaaaacatttattataaatacaaggtattgactataaaatatgtactacaGACTCGCACCTTTTATCCTTGTCGTAATATTTGTACTTGGtatacagtacctatacaaGTTTGTTACCCtgattcataacattttaatatagacgaaaaattatagtttaaaaacaaaaaaaaaatgttatattgacatttttagaCTTAAagcttaattttaaagttagaaTAGAATGCATATTGAATTCTTGATCAAATCGTTTTAGTGTCATCGTTCACTAAGTATTGGGGGCAGTACGAAAACattgcattaaattattataaaaagaatacCTATTTGCGATAAGAAATCTTGTCGCTTCCAATCCGGCTAAATGCGTAGCCAGTTTTCCGAAGATAACAAAACGAGGGATGCGGGCAAGGTAGGTTCGGTATGTTATACTATTCACGAGTTTCTTGTACTTGTGACAGCTCTACGATGTacaattgtttgtaaattattctaGTTGCAcctaatatttaggtatttatggTGTGCCGTGTGTTTGCGCCTACTTTTGTACAATTGAGACACCGGttcattattgattaatttgttatggtTGACACTTATTTTCCGCCCAGCtcaacgtaataataatgaattggtTTAGTAGATACTTGATAATGACGTGATGTCCAGAGCGCAGTcgagttcaaaaaaaattagaagatacagctataatatatatattctacattTAAAAACGAGTATGCTTTTAACCGTTAGTATAATggatttaaatctatattttctatttttaattagtttatctcagataaattatttctacgtcaatataacattacatcctcaaagaatattatatacgttaattaaatcttatattataatatacgatgtatgttttttacgCTCAGGCATTGGCATCtgcagttatatttttaaattactatataaacatatccgagtattatttcaattcaaaaaagttgtatcttaaaaaaatctaatttaaagaTACACAAACATGTTTATTGCAAATGCAGAGGTCATCATGTagtcagaaaaataaaatttatacacatcattaaaatttaaatttaaatataaaattaattaaagataaatttggAAAAGGTACTTTTatcctttatttttttgcttaggtattaaattcatcactatttattcaaaaaacgtttataaattattgaaaactattatagttatttatatttttttaaaacacataatgtttaaaaaaatttcgtcTTGACtatctaagttttttttattttcaatttattactcTCTTATCACAAAGACTTATTAAtgcactatatttatatactgttatacaaataaataacatatatttattatgcatctataaatttaaaggttaaaaaaactttataagagattgaaataatattgaaataagtcgtttcgattttattgttttaaaattgtattttttttttttttttacttttactctaaaataattgaaatcgaTCAAATTCAACTTTATagaacttttaatataataagtaatagctaataaattacaagatcgttttaatttatctacaaAAATAAGGAGTGTAGTTCTGAGTTCATCTTATTTATTGgtctacataataaatattttctattaaattagtaGACAATAAGAGGAactcgttaaaaaatatatttattaatagttagtaCTTATTGATTGATGAACAGTTGGCAgttgagaattattattacataacaaaaaaacttgCTATCAAATACAGCTCATATTCATATACAAGGTAAGAACTGAACTACTTTTTTCGATTTTGAGGCGTGTTCTTCAGTGaattattgtgaaataataaatataaaaatataattcattttattaatcactataccttaatattatttaatgttcagataataaagtttaaggaactataaaaatagatatagagataaagtacatttatagtttatatgtttatacacattacacataatatattatataagtaccatATTCTAAATGTACATAAGcacatttatatacctaagtatatattttataaacataatttgtacAACTTGTTATAAtggattttatttcattataccgaaattattaaatgttcaaaacttaAGTGCTCAGAATAAATAGCATATTTTGATTACAAAATAAGagtaaccataataattatcaagaaattaaaaaaaaataaatgtttaatctgatgtaataaaaaaaacactcaaTATCTTGATTCCATtagtttaaatgaataattattgcgATAATTACttgattcttttattttttcagtacagtaagaaatataaaatcaatttaaaaatattaggtcaGTTACTAACTGATGAtctgataataaaatgtgacATTTACTTTTACtgaatcaaaatattctgAACGTGAacccatataatttattgattacgAAATATCAATCAGCAAAAAAGGTCTcaacaaatcatttttaataataaaggctaaacgaataaaatattctaaaatctatttaaatttaattaaaaatcattcgctcgtatttaatatttaatggacAAAGTTGGATGTTCAtccataatacaaatatattttcaaattatatttttttataaaccacaagtttaaattaattaaatattcattattaaaattaaagcataAAAAGATGAACATTTTTACGATTATCGTTTTGTAGTGCAGAACTTCTCATCATCTGTCAAAGTCagcttataatatgtgtaaaaattattttcatttaatcatttcccatatcatttattaatcgaTATAATCACTGACAATGAGAAATATAATCCATGATAGAGTGGAtattaccatttttaattatttttccggtaagtggtatatttttttcaagacaACAAAGGTATTCAaagagaattattattacaggaAAGCGTAGGACTTGAGTGGACATAGACTACGGTCGCTGCTATATTGTCACGTGTTTCTGATGAATTTTTAGTATCTATTGTTTGTCAAGAACTATATCGTGTCTCCCAAGCCACGACTAACTCTTACTGTTGCAgtgtttatgaaatatatttttgatgattatattttactatgtatCTACCGGTATAAAGTACAAATTATTCACGTTAGCCTGTTCGAATATTAAAACACCTATTATAGGGAGGCATGACTAATACTATGACAATCTTTGTACTCTCATACGTGCAATCGCCATCAGgatgataaattatcaaatcgaTTTTAGTTTGCATAatgcgtacatattatatattttggcaCGTGATCGATCCAATCGGCATCCTATCGTTGCGTGTTATCTATACGACTAtacgtaattttaaaaaacttccaTACGAGTttcgtatacatttattttattattatatatttaaatattttgtgtgtaaAAACAACATTTCTGTGATGTACATTGTATGTTTCTTGAATCAACTACACGGACAAACATATTAATCATGATAATGGACGTGCATGTATCAGcacaataataaatcgatCGATTTTAGCAGAGgactatataggtatgcatATCAAAGTATTATCTTCACTCAAATGTTAAGGCTATAGCCTGTAAtgctataacaatattatctctaatataattttttgatatctgCAACTATCAAATacgattacattataatatacacacagcatattttgttttttttttatgtctctaaaatggttattttattctcgtatttttttaagtatttaattgggatataaaataattaattttaatcaatacctatataaacattaaacactcaaatcaatattataatttatatttgtcttttaatatgttaaatatgcatttttaatacttcttattgataataatatcatagtgtatatgttgtatttttatcagtaCTAATGTATagatttcattttcatttattgactcgcaaaaattataaacacttaGTACCTGCCATTTACCAAATTTACATTCACTGCacaccgattttttttttatcgaatatttTATGCGAAACTTTACTATCGTTTTTTTCGAGGACATTAGctcgtttatttttaagatttatagattattttttaacctatatatatattataatttacataaacagATGGTgtcactaataaattatatataatggtaatcaataacaaataaatttagtttaaatgttaatattatttgtttaaacagAGGGTTGAACTGTAGGGCGATATCCACCCTTTTAGTTCTCGTAaatcagattttaaatttaaatcgtaaaaattattcacaaacaataattcaataaaatattttaagtaaatctaTTGAATACACCATAATtctattaattgaataatttattttaaaattagaaataatttgtatatgctttaaaacaaataaagataTAACTTTCTAAgtgaataaatatacctacttgaaaatgttattaaaatattaaatagcatgcatatttatttcctatcaaaaatacaaaattatttcatttagttggtataataaataattgttaatgactaatgttttatttctttaaattaatattataagcagtATATGTATTTGATTGACTctacattaaatgtattaagttcAGCTATAGGTAACTTATTAAATTCTGTAACAAGCTACTATTTATTGAACTCACGAAatagaaacaaatttaattttcagatCGTTGACTGCCTATAAGCTACAGATTCTAAATTACAAACGAAATCGGCACATTTCCCGAGGCGATTTACAGGGTTGGGTCAGTAGCCCCATAAGAGCCCTTTACAAAAGGTAGACACTGCAAGAGGTAGcaaataaatcgtttttggCCATAGCAATAAACATTTATCGGACGTGCCGCGGAAACGGATATAGAAAAatcccaaaaataaaattcagccCGGACATTGGatgtataaaaacacaaaaaaaaaatataatgtgtttaatttgtattacattttttgtttgaaattaacgatttgtaaataaattattccggtacaaaacttttaaactttcaattttatttaaaaattgcttgAGTTAcaaaagatttataatttagcatTTATagcattcattataataatatcgtatgatATAGAGACccgtaattatatacaatagccatctattatacttattttgatttggattatttttttttttttattattttaaattagtaataaaaaataaatgtgacattttttctatcaaaaacacattattaaagttttgttaaaaacttataGCTACCTCGGCGCTGTAGTATGAAAATTGGAAATTGAGTCGTCAAACACAAATaccgttataaatattatgtgcagactaaaatataaaataataattatggacgtaataattgtttttattggttCTATAGAATAAACAGTAGAAACAGAATTAATTGCGTTATTAACcgattaactatatataatattaacgcatagttattatactattgtactGTCGTTTACATGAATTTTTGCACTAGGAACCAATGCAACGTGACTGTGAGCACGAAATAGTTTCGATCAGAATTGCCCAGACTTCCCCCGTACTTATACCCCGCGTCACCGGGCTTgcgtatatttgtttaaaaaaataatgacgataataataataataaacacagaGTCGGGGAAGAACGTTTTTTCTTTCAGGTAAGATGAACAAAAAACACTCGGGatataaaataaccatttaataataacgtagTGTCGGACGTGTacctagtattatattatgtatatgccGCGCGCGATAATCGGAAAACAAACACGATGGGCGTCTTCTCGGGTCCGCCGACGTCGCGTATTTTGTGTGTGCCCCGagcgtacttatatatattatattatatttcgtatagtatattttgtactcTTCGCCGTCTCTCCGGCACACGGTCTCTATCGTCAGGTCTCTTTCCATCCGCAGCCTCCAGAGTCTCGTTCCCCGCAAGACCAGATCTATCTATCTCTCCTCTCCCGTCAACAACGCACGACGCGgtctttaattaaatttgaccgGTTTATTTTCCTACTcacgagtgtgtgtgtgtgtatgtgtgtataagcGTGTGTACGTATACACATACGATGTGTATATAAACGCGCGAGCAAGTCGGACACGGTAATAACTCAGAGACTCGTTAGCGCTACGACGACGAGACCTTGACTGGATCGTAGTaagcgtgtgtgtgtgtgtgtgtgtgagtgtgtaaCTATATACGTGTATggtgtatgtaataaatatatgtattatcatatgattatttgtattaaaataaaaaaaaacctaaccgCTCATTTCCAATCGATCGATCCGATTAAaatcaagtatataatacatatttttaaatatatatatatatgcattaaaaCATGCATATTATACCAGAGACGCGTGCATAGATCCTCGGTGTATTTTATCCCTCGCTCCTGCAATCCTGCACTGCCAAGTAGGCACCTATAATAGTTCCCtagcaatattataagtatttttattgaaattcaatCAACGCTCGCGTGTCTACATCGCcgccattttatataattaattagaaaaccagtaaacaaaaattacttagGTATCACAAGAAACAATTTTTCCCCGCCCCCACAAAACAAACAACGTGTAACAATGACGCGCTCATCTTGACATAGCTGTACTTCGTTGGAcaacgattatatttttagaaatcgaTTTTCTCGTAATTTAACACGCTCCAAGTAATACATTGGATTTTCTATACTGTATCCGcacatacaatacaattttatatgaaggacactatatttaactattgtacCTATcacaccattatattataacattgcattattacctataatatgtatgcgtaaaatattcatattttatgataaaaaaaaaccat
The DNA window shown above is from Aphis gossypii isolate Hap1 chromosome 2, ASM2018417v2, whole genome shotgun sequence and carries:
- the LOC114122340 gene encoding frizzled-5, which produces MCAAPTLVVAAVLCAIATTAVCNMQPVAVTNTAAASAGAAAGVAAVPVPGRCEEITIPMCRGIGYNMTSMPNQLNHETQEEAGMEVHQFWPLVEINCSADLKFFLCSVYTPICIEEYQRPLQACRSVCERARDGCLPVMQRYGFVWPEKMQCDKLPVHGGPELCMAQDVYEQQHGSTKPTKKPAGLPGNKCKPGSRAKGCEKYAYSGSGDEDGCECKCRPPLVPVDRESVRYNRSGVSVAGVDNCAMPCRGVMFTDDEKDFASTWIALWSSICCVTTLMTLTTYTIDTQRFKYPEKPIVFLSGCYLMVSIGYLIRVYAGHDAVACEPDGSVKYNASGPTPCTLVFLLLYFFGMASSIWWVILAFTWFLAAGLKWGNEAIASYSQYFHLAAWLIPTVKSLGVLVMSAVDGDAFAGVCYVGNQNPDNLKMFVLAPLVVYLALGISFLLGGFVSLFRIRNVIKQQVGRSKADKLEKLMIRIGVFSVLYTVPASVVIGCHYYEARYMPDRVAHLACPCSEPDLDTKPVYTMLMLKYFMTLVMGVTSGVWIWSGKTVGSWKRLSRRLFGGGGVGGGGGGGRMSKGGPNPVLVNPGKQRKQLQYMPAPSVPGSTLPSSHHLAPSSSLHHHIIKQAPLSHV